A genomic stretch from Xiphophorus maculatus strain JP 163 A chromosome 16, X_maculatus-5.0-male, whole genome shotgun sequence includes:
- the LOC102232477 gene encoding meteorin-like protein gives MLPAVIILACLPVLALHCAADLCNWTGSGFAAGVDRRIVLQVRLRCTEGLVSWVYPGQALRVALEPNLSSIRYNTVCIQPSPSLSGASVFIERAGELDLLETEDGGRTGRQVFCFRADEPHSPVIYLQAGPQSPGTWIRRTVGFRYELLRNRGVYASCRPCNDTELLMAVCSSDFVVRGYIKNVFHDSRRQSSLVEVLTTKVYWQRSGVFVQQMRPSMSPQSWHGHIRTLLQCHVKPGDGQFLFTGSEHFGEAWLGCAPRYKDFLSVYHKARIGRRTSCDFPLD, from the exons ATGTTGCCAGCTGTGATCATTCTCGCCTGTCTGCCTGTCCTGGCTCTTCATTGTGCAGCTGATCTGTGCAATTGGACTGGAAG CGGTTTTGCAGCTGGCGTTGACCGCAGGATCGTTCTCCAGGTGCGGCTTCGCTGCACGGAAGGTCTCGTGAGCTGGGTCTACCCGGGTCAGGCTCTCAGAGTGGCGCTCGAGCCCAATTTGTCGTCCATCCGGTACAACACGGTCTGCATCCAACCGTCTCCATCCCTCAGCGGAGCCAGCGTTTTCATTGAGCGGGCCGGAGAGCTGGACCTGCTGGAGACGGAGGACGGCGGGCGCACCGGGCGGCAGGTGTTTTGTTTTCGGGCGGATGAGCCGCACAGTCCGGTCATCTACCTCCAGGCCGGACCGCAAAGTCCAGGAACGTGGATCAGACGCACAGTGGGCTTCAGATATGAGTTGCTGCGCAACAGGGGCGTCTACG CTTCATGCCGACCCTGCAATGACACAGAATTGCTCATGGCTGTTTGCAGCAGTGACTTTG tggttCGAGGCTACATCAAGAATGTCTTCCATGACTCTAGAAGGCAGTCATCACTAGTGGAGGTGTTGACAACAAAGGTTTACTGGCAGCGTAGTGGAGTGTTTGTGCAACAAATGCGTCCATCTATGTCCCCTCAGTCCTGGCATGGACACATCCGGACGCTCCTGCAGTGCCACGTAAAGCCTGGGGACGGACAGTTCCTCTTCACAGGGTCAGAGCACTTTGGGGAAGCTTGGTTAGGGTGCGCCCCACGCTACAAAGACTTCCTCTCCGTCTACCACAAGGCCAGGATAGGACGAAGGACTTCCTGCGACTTCCCTCTGGACTGA